In the Leifsonia sp. 466MF genome, one interval contains:
- the ruvA gene encoding Holliday junction branch migration protein RuvA, whose translation MISSLRGTVLSASGGTAVVEVGGVGFALQLTPDQVLSLRVGEETFLHTSLIVREDALQLFGFADREQLEVFELLNGVSGVGPKSAIGVLSVLSPDDIATAVAADDDAPFRKVSGIGPKTAKLIVVSLAGKLTAVRRPAPAVKTSRAPSSVGDSVLVALVGLGWPERVAAEAVAEVTAETEEKERDSVQSLLRLTLSRLGPAR comes from the coding sequence GTGATCTCCTCCCTCCGCGGTACCGTGCTCTCGGCGAGCGGCGGCACCGCCGTCGTCGAGGTGGGCGGCGTCGGCTTCGCCCTGCAGCTGACGCCCGACCAGGTGCTGTCGCTGCGCGTGGGTGAAGAGACCTTCCTGCACACCTCGCTCATCGTCCGGGAGGACGCCCTGCAGCTGTTCGGGTTCGCCGACCGGGAGCAGCTGGAGGTGTTCGAGCTTCTCAACGGCGTGTCGGGCGTCGGTCCCAAGTCAGCCATCGGCGTGCTGTCCGTGCTGTCGCCGGACGACATCGCCACCGCGGTGGCAGCCGACGACGACGCCCCCTTCCGTAAGGTGTCCGGGATCGGGCCCAAGACCGCGAAGCTGATCGTCGTCTCCCTCGCCGGCAAGCTCACCGCCGTCCGCCGTCCCGCGCCCGCGGTGAAGACATCCCGAGCCCCGTCGTCGGTCGGCGACAGCGTGCTCGTCGCCCTCGTCGGGCTCGGCTGGCCGGAGCGGGTCGCCGCCGAGGCGGTCGCCGAGGTCACGGCCGAGACCGAGGAGAAGGAGCGCGACAGCGTCCAGTCCCTCCTGCGCCTCACCCTTTCGCGGCTCGGACCGGCGCGATGA
- the ruvB gene encoding Holliday junction branch migration DNA helicase RuvB → MSDDLTTPELESETELAFEGALRPRTLSEFVGQAKVRGQLQLLLTAARMQERTADHILLAGPPGLGKTTLAMIVAHESERPLRLSSGPAIQHAGDLAALLSSLTPGEVLFIDEIHRMARSAEEMLYLAMEDFRIDIMVGKGAGATSIPLDLAPFTLVGATTRSGLLPNPLRDRFGFTAHLEFYDEAELTQVLTRAATMLDFEVDREALAEIAGRCRGTPRIANRLLRRVRDYALVHGGRADVNAVRAALELYDVDPLGLDRLDRAVLQIILERFDGGPVGLNTLAVSVGEEAETIESVVEPFLVRIGLLSRTPRGRMATAAAWRHLGIPSPRRDSSQPPTLVDDI, encoded by the coding sequence ATGAGCGACGACCTGACCACTCCAGAGCTCGAGTCGGAGACCGAGCTCGCCTTCGAGGGAGCCCTGCGGCCGCGCACGCTGTCCGAGTTCGTCGGGCAGGCGAAGGTGCGCGGCCAGCTCCAGCTGTTGCTGACCGCGGCGCGGATGCAGGAGCGGACGGCCGACCACATCCTGCTCGCCGGCCCCCCAGGTCTCGGGAAGACGACGCTCGCGATGATCGTCGCGCACGAGAGCGAGCGGCCGCTGCGCCTCTCCAGCGGTCCGGCCATCCAGCACGCCGGCGACCTCGCGGCGCTGCTGTCGTCGCTCACGCCGGGCGAGGTGCTCTTCATCGACGAGATCCATCGCATGGCGCGGTCGGCGGAAGAGATGCTGTACCTCGCGATGGAGGACTTCCGCATCGACATCATGGTCGGAAAAGGCGCGGGCGCCACGTCCATCCCGCTCGATCTGGCCCCGTTCACGCTGGTCGGCGCGACGACGCGCTCGGGGCTGCTGCCCAACCCGCTGCGCGACCGTTTCGGGTTCACCGCGCACCTCGAGTTCTACGACGAGGCCGAGTTGACCCAGGTGCTCACCCGGGCGGCGACGATGCTCGACTTCGAGGTCGACAGGGAGGCGCTGGCCGAGATCGCCGGGCGCTGCCGGGGCACGCCGCGCATCGCCAACCGGCTGCTGCGCCGGGTGCGCGACTACGCGCTCGTCCACGGCGGCCGGGCCGATGTCAACGCGGTCCGCGCGGCGCTCGAGCTCTACGATGTCGACCCGCTCGGCCTCGACCGCCTCGACCGCGCGGTGTTGCAGATCATCCTCGAACGATTCGACGGCGGACCGGTGGGACTGAACACCCTCGCGGTCTCCGTCGGGGAGGAGGCGGAGACGATCGAGTCCGTCGTCGAGCCCTTCCTCGTGCGCATCGGATTGCTCTCCCGAACGCCTCGCGGCCGCATGGCGACCGCTGCGGCATGGCGTCATCTCGGAATTCCGAGCCCGCGGCGGGATTCCTCCCAGCCTCCGACGCTCGTCGATGACATATAA
- the yajC gene encoding preprotein translocase subunit YajC, with amino-acid sequence MVFDPLTILMVVILAALVFFMFRNSRKRRREQEETRSKMVPGAEVMTNFGLYGTLLSVNEDDNTATIETSPGHVVKVHRQVLARVVEPTNAEATSDDAEAPGVELNEDHAITHDASDSTTPEYGERLDDSPKKPGSKSDD; translated from the coding sequence ATGGTCTTTGACCCGTTGACCATCCTGATGGTCGTCATCCTGGCGGCCCTCGTGTTCTTCATGTTCCGGAACAGCCGCAAGCGGCGCCGGGAGCAGGAGGAGACGCGTTCGAAGATGGTGCCCGGCGCCGAGGTCATGACCAACTTCGGTCTCTACGGCACGCTCCTGTCCGTCAATGAGGACGACAACACCGCCACCATCGAGACGAGCCCCGGCCACGTCGTCAAGGTGCACCGCCAGGTGCTCGCCCGCGTCGTCGAGCCCACGAACGCCGAGGCCACGAGCGACGACGCCGAGGCCCCCGGTGTCGAGCTCAACGAGGACCACGCGATCACCCACGACGCGTCGGACTCCACGACGCCGGAGTACGGCGAGCGTCTCGACGACTCGCCCAAGAAGCCCGGCTCGAAGAGCGACGACTGA
- the secD gene encoding protein translocase subunit SecD: MAKSTPVKKAWRSLTWLGVIVVVLLGTLTAGVLFSNATWLPKLALDLEGGTQIILAPQVENGQSVQQQQLDQAVSIIRQRIDASGVSEAQISTEGSKNIVVSLPGKPDQATLDRVKSSARLDFRPVLIAGGPTNEVVGADGKSTPAPSPAPDLQATPSTKPTNGSDLAWVTPKLQADFNAYDCKANANKTTSSAPTDQPLITCDDQNTVKYLLGPVEVKGQDISDANAGLVQSSQGVTTGQWAVNIIFNGAGTKAFSDVTTRLVGLQGSQNQFAIVLDGKVISAPTTQAAITDGKPQITGNFTETTAKALADQLKFGALPFSFKVQSQDTISATLGTAQLLAGLIAGLIGLILVAIYTFFQYRLLGLVTIFSLVVAGVLTWLTISLLSWHYDYRLSLAGVAGLIVAIGFTADSFIVYFERIRDELRDGRGLESAVEAGWGRARRTIYASKATNLLAAVVLYVLAAANVRGFAFTLGLTTIIDVIVVLLFTHPTLQLLARTRFFSSGHPLSGLDPQALGAVYRGAAQFRAPTAAVKAGTAARAGKEAARRQTIAERKAAELAGASTSSDRSTEGKDS, translated from the coding sequence GTGGCAAAGTCGACCCCGGTCAAGAAAGCCTGGCGTTCGCTGACGTGGCTCGGCGTCATCGTGGTGGTGCTCCTCGGCACCCTCACGGCAGGCGTCCTGTTCAGCAACGCCACGTGGCTGCCGAAGCTCGCCCTCGACCTCGAGGGGGGAACGCAGATCATCCTCGCCCCGCAGGTCGAGAACGGCCAGTCGGTGCAGCAGCAGCAGCTGGACCAGGCGGTGTCGATCATCCGCCAGCGCATCGACGCGTCCGGCGTGTCCGAGGCGCAGATCTCCACCGAGGGCTCGAAGAACATCGTCGTCTCGCTGCCCGGCAAGCCGGACCAGGCGACGCTCGACCGCGTGAAGTCCAGCGCACGTCTCGACTTCCGTCCGGTGCTCATCGCCGGCGGCCCGACGAACGAGGTCGTCGGCGCCGACGGCAAGTCCACCCCGGCGCCGTCACCGGCTCCCGACCTGCAGGCGACGCCGTCGACGAAGCCGACGAACGGGAGCGACCTCGCCTGGGTGACGCCGAAGCTCCAGGCCGACTTCAACGCCTACGACTGCAAGGCGAACGCGAACAAGACGACGAGCTCCGCGCCGACGGACCAGCCGCTGATCACGTGTGACGACCAGAACACGGTCAAGTACCTGCTCGGTCCGGTCGAGGTCAAGGGTCAGGACATCAGCGACGCGAACGCCGGGCTCGTCCAGAGCTCGCAGGGCGTGACGACCGGCCAGTGGGCCGTCAACATCATCTTCAACGGGGCGGGCACCAAGGCCTTCTCCGACGTCACGACGCGCCTCGTCGGCCTCCAGGGATCGCAGAACCAGTTCGCGATCGTGCTCGACGGCAAGGTGATCTCCGCGCCGACGACGCAGGCGGCGATCACGGACGGCAAGCCGCAGATCACCGGTAACTTCACCGAGACGACCGCGAAGGCCCTCGCCGATCAACTGAAGTTCGGCGCGCTGCCGTTCAGCTTCAAGGTGCAGAGCCAGGACACCATCTCGGCGACCCTCGGTACCGCGCAGCTGCTCGCCGGTCTGATCGCGGGCCTGATCGGCCTCATCCTGGTCGCCATCTACACGTTCTTCCAGTACCGCCTGCTCGGTCTCGTCACGATCTTCTCGCTGGTCGTGGCCGGCGTGCTGACCTGGCTGACGATCTCGCTGCTGTCGTGGCACTACGACTACCGGCTCTCCCTCGCGGGTGTGGCGGGTCTGATCGTCGCGATCGGCTTCACGGCCGACTCCTTCATCGTGTACTTCGAACGCATCCGAGACGAGTTGCGCGATGGGAGGGGTCTCGAATCCGCCGTGGAGGCCGGCTGGGGACGCGCCCGCCGGACGATCTACGCGTCGAAGGCCACCAACCTCCTCGCGGCCGTCGTGCTGTACGTGCTCGCGGCGGCGAACGTGCGCGGGTTCGCCTTCACGCTCGGACTCACGACCATCATCGACGTCATCGTCGTGCTGCTCTTCACGCACCCGACGCTGCAGCTGCTCGCGCGGACGCGCTTCTTCAGCTCCGGTCACCCGCTGTCCGGCCTCGACCCGCAGGCGCTCGGCGCCGTGTATCGCGGGGCCGCGCAGTTCCGGGCGCCGACGGCAGCCGTCAAAGCGGGAACGGCCGCGCGAGCGGGCAAGGAGGCGGCTCGCCGCCAGACGATCGCCGAGCGCAAGGCGGCAGAGCTCGCCGGCGCCTCGACGTCCTCGGATCGATCGACCGAGGGGAAGGACTCCTGA
- the secF gene encoding protein translocase subunit SecF, with translation MASRLVQFGNDLYTGARSIDFVGRRKIWYSIAAVMVVLSILVPIVRGGFNFSIEFRGGSQFQVSDVSSTDTSKAQDAVSSVVPSAVSHVSVVGDNAVRVQTDQLSETQTREVSDALAKAYDVDASEVSATFIGPSWGADVTQQSIQGLVVFLLLAFIAMALYFRTWKMSAAAIISLFHDLIITAGVYALVGFEVSPATMIGFLTILGYSLYDTVVVFDKIRENTKEEMELTRRTFAESVNLAVNQTLVRSINTAVVAVLPVASILFIGAYALGAATLRDISLALLIGIIVGTYSTIFLAAPMYSQFREKEPAIRKHDQKVLSIRPKAEVKADAVAAAAE, from the coding sequence ATGGCCAGCCGTCTCGTGCAATTCGGTAACGACCTCTACACCGGCGCGCGCTCGATCGACTTCGTCGGCCGCCGCAAGATCTGGTACTCGATCGCGGCCGTCATGGTTGTGCTCTCGATCCTCGTGCCGATCGTCCGCGGCGGGTTCAACTTCTCGATCGAGTTCCGCGGCGGTTCGCAGTTCCAGGTGAGCGACGTGTCGAGCACCGACACCAGCAAGGCGCAGGACGCTGTCAGCAGTGTCGTGCCGAGCGCCGTCTCGCACGTCAGCGTGGTCGGCGACAACGCCGTGCGCGTGCAGACCGACCAGCTGTCGGAGACGCAGACGCGCGAGGTGTCGGACGCGCTGGCGAAGGCGTACGACGTCGACGCGTCGGAGGTCTCTGCGACCTTCATCGGGCCGTCGTGGGGTGCGGATGTGACGCAGCAGTCCATCCAGGGCCTCGTGGTGTTCCTGCTGCTGGCCTTCATCGCCATGGCGCTCTACTTCCGCACCTGGAAGATGTCCGCCGCCGCGATCATCTCCCTGTTCCACGACCTCATCATCACGGCGGGCGTCTATGCGCTCGTCGGGTTCGAGGTGTCGCCGGCGACGATGATCGGCTTCCTGACCATCCTCGGCTACTCGCTGTACGACACCGTCGTGGTGTTCGACAAGATCCGCGAGAACACCAAGGAGGAGATGGAGCTGACCCGGCGCACGTTCGCCGAGTCGGTCAACCTGGCGGTCAACCAGACCCTGGTGCGGTCGATCAACACGGCCGTCGTCGCGGTGCTGCCTGTCGCGTCCATCCTGTTCATCGGTGCCTACGCGCTCGGCGCGGCGACGCTGCGCGACATCTCGCTCGCCCTGCTGATCGGCATCATCGTCGGCACGTACTCGACGATCTTCCTGGCCGCGCCGATGTACTCGCAGTTCCGTGAGAAGGAGCCGGCGATCCGGAAGCACGACCAGAAGGTGCTGTCCATCCGTCCGAAGGCCGAGGTCAAGGCCGACGCAGTCGCTGCGGCCGCGGAGTAG
- a CDS encoding rhodanese-like domain-containing protein has protein sequence MTDAAPQTPFLPEDEITVARARELTDAGDAWLLDVREPFEWEAGHAPGAHHIPLGELGERQHELPEDQQLLVICRSGARSRRVTDALIEANYPVANVAGGMSAWHAEGGPVLRDDGTPGAIV, from the coding sequence ATGACCGACGCCGCCCCGCAGACGCCTTTCCTCCCCGAGGACGAGATCACCGTTGCACGTGCGCGCGAGCTGACCGACGCGGGTGACGCGTGGCTGCTCGATGTGCGCGAGCCCTTCGAGTGGGAGGCCGGGCACGCGCCCGGTGCGCACCACATCCCGCTCGGTGAGCTGGGGGAGCGGCAGCATGAGCTCCCTGAGGACCAGCAGCTGCTGGTCATCTGCCGGAGCGGCGCCCGGTCACGGAGGGTCACCGATGCGCTCATCGAGGCGAACTATCCCGTCGCCAACGTCGCGGGCGGGATGAGTGCCTGGCACGCCGAGGGCGGTCCCGTTCTGCGCGACGACGGTACGCCAGGAGCGATCGTCTAG
- a CDS encoding RelA/SpoT family protein produces the protein MVDTTTSQSASLRRLVPRIFSRAQPSGGAVETLMRTVRMHHPKADLSLIERAYSVAERAHRGQKRRSGEPYITHPVAVAQIIADLGIGAKTIAAALLHDTVEDTEYTLDELRDQFGDEIAMLVDGVTKLDKVKYGDSAQAETVRKMIVAMSKDIRVLIIKLADRLHNARTWGFVPAASATRKATETLEIYAPLAHRLGIQAIKWELEDLSFAVLYPKLYAEIESLVKQRTPERERLVQQVIDAINDDLKSAKIRGKVVGRPKQYYSIYQKMVVRGREFDDIYDLVGIRVLVNTVRDCYAVLGQIHARWTPMPGRFKDYIATPKFNLYQSLHTTVIGPQGRPVEIQIRTEEMHQRAEFGVAAHWKYKEQTTGKSSGGPAKVDTDLAWLAHISDWQAETADPSEFLDSLRFEIGAKEVYVFTPKGRVIGLPAGATPVDFAYAVHTEVGHRTMGAKVNGRLVPLESSLNTGDVVEIFTSKNPDSGPSQDWLNFVKSPRARNKIRQWFTKERRDEAIEQGKDAIARAMRKQNLPLQKLMTQDALVEVAFSLKYPDVSALYAAVGEGHVSTQSVIEKIVASLQTEVESDGELEIPVKGRRQLRNSDSGVLVRGAPDILVKLAKCCTPVPGDPIVGFITRGQGVSVHQANCHNVQSLLQEPERMIDVEWAPSSKSVFLVQIQVEALDRSGLLSDVTRVLSEHHVNILSATVTTSSDRLALSRFVFEMGDTTHLDRVLNAVRRIDAVYDVYRVSGG, from the coding sequence ATGGTTGACACGACGACATCGCAGAGCGCTTCCCTGCGCCGTCTCGTGCCGCGCATCTTCTCCCGAGCGCAGCCGTCCGGCGGTGCTGTCGAGACACTGATGCGCACGGTGCGGATGCACCACCCGAAGGCCGACCTGTCGCTGATCGAGCGCGCCTACTCCGTTGCGGAGCGGGCGCACCGCGGCCAGAAGCGTCGTTCGGGCGAGCCGTACATCACGCATCCCGTCGCCGTCGCGCAGATCATCGCCGACCTGGGCATCGGCGCCAAGACCATCGCCGCCGCGCTCCTGCACGACACGGTCGAGGATACCGAGTACACACTCGACGAGTTGCGTGACCAGTTCGGCGACGAGATCGCGATGCTGGTCGACGGCGTCACCAAGCTCGACAAAGTCAAGTACGGCGACAGCGCGCAGGCCGAGACGGTCCGGAAGATGATCGTCGCGATGTCGAAGGACATCCGGGTGCTGATCATCAAGCTCGCGGACCGCCTGCACAACGCGCGCACCTGGGGCTTCGTCCCCGCCGCATCGGCGACGCGCAAGGCGACCGAGACTCTCGAGATCTACGCACCGCTCGCACACCGTCTCGGCATCCAGGCGATCAAGTGGGAGCTCGAGGACCTGTCGTTCGCGGTGCTGTACCCGAAGCTGTACGCCGAGATCGAGAGCCTCGTGAAGCAGCGCACGCCGGAGCGCGAGCGCCTGGTGCAGCAGGTCATCGACGCGATCAATGACGACTTGAAGTCCGCCAAGATCCGCGGCAAGGTCGTCGGCCGGCCGAAGCAGTACTACTCGATCTACCAGAAGATGGTGGTCCGCGGCCGCGAGTTCGACGACATCTACGACCTGGTCGGCATCCGCGTTCTGGTGAACACGGTGCGCGACTGTTACGCGGTGCTCGGGCAGATCCACGCGCGTTGGACCCCGATGCCCGGCCGCTTCAAGGACTACATCGCGACGCCGAAGTTCAACCTGTACCAGTCGCTCCACACGACCGTGATCGGTCCGCAGGGCCGCCCGGTCGAGATCCAGATCCGCACCGAGGAGATGCACCAGCGTGCCGAGTTCGGTGTGGCTGCGCACTGGAAGTACAAGGAGCAGACCACCGGCAAGAGCTCCGGCGGCCCCGCGAAGGTGGACACCGACCTGGCCTGGCTCGCCCACATCTCGGACTGGCAGGCGGAGACCGCCGACCCGAGCGAGTTCCTCGACTCGCTCCGCTTCGAGATCGGCGCGAAGGAGGTCTACGTCTTCACGCCGAAGGGACGAGTGATCGGCCTGCCCGCCGGTGCGACCCCGGTCGACTTCGCGTATGCCGTGCACACCGAGGTGGGCCACCGTACGATGGGCGCGAAGGTGAACGGACGCCTCGTCCCGCTGGAGAGCAGCCTCAACACGGGCGACGTCGTCGAGATCTTCACCTCGAAGAACCCGGACTCCGGCCCGAGCCAGGACTGGCTCAACTTCGTCAAGAGCCCGCGTGCGCGCAACAAGATCCGCCAGTGGTTCACCAAGGAGCGCCGCGACGAGGCGATCGAGCAGGGCAAGGATGCGATCGCGCGCGCGATGCGCAAGCAGAACCTGCCGCTTCAGAAGCTGATGACGCAGGACGCCCTGGTCGAGGTCGCCTTCTCGCTCAAGTATCCGGATGTGTCCGCCCTGTACGCGGCCGTCGGTGAGGGGCACGTCTCCACGCAGTCGGTCATCGAGAAGATCGTCGCCTCCCTGCAGACCGAGGTCGAGTCGGACGGCGAGCTCGAGATCCCGGTCAAGGGCCGCCGTCAGCTGCGCAACAGCGACTCCGGCGTCCTCGTTCGTGGCGCCCCCGACATCCTCGTGAAGCTGGCGAAGTGCTGCACGCCCGTCCCGGGCGACCCGATCGTCGGGTTCATCACCCGCGGCCAGGGCGTCTCGGTGCACCAGGCGAACTGCCACAACGTGCAGTCGCTGCTTCAGGAGCCCGAGCGGATGATCGACGTCGAGTGGGCGCCGAGTTCCAAGAGCGTCTTCCTGGTGCAGATCCAGGTCGAAGCCCTCGACCGCTCCGGCCTCCTCAGCGACGTCACCCGCGTGCTGTCCGAACATCACGTCAACATCCTCTCGGCCACGGTGACCACCTCCAGCGATCGGCTGGCCCTCAGCCGTTTCGTCTTCGAGATGGGAGACACCACCCACCTCGACCGCGTCCTCAACGCGGTGCGCCGCATCGACGCCGTCTACGACGTCTACCGCGTCAGCGGCGGCTGA
- a CDS encoding type IV toxin-antitoxin system AbiEi family antitoxin: MNTISAPLLDADILPVVELLSLCLDGHLFRVGDAFAPADAVDGPALRSQAFARTAPGWAVADRGSAAWIHGTRAMAPPVPQVCVPPHRRGGALFPAVDTSHRMLGDGETVVYDGVRVTSPLRTAVDLLCSGTRFGETEALEVRHLLLLAGVSPSELDDRLRSSRQKGCGLARQRLPAVARARLPLAIEPAVGSAVVGGQPPLTR, encoded by the coding sequence ATGAACACGATCTCCGCTCCCCTGCTCGACGCCGACATCCTGCCTGTGGTCGAGCTGCTCTCCCTCTGTCTCGACGGTCACCTGTTCCGCGTCGGCGACGCGTTCGCCCCGGCCGACGCGGTCGACGGGCCGGCGCTGCGTTCGCAGGCGTTCGCGCGCACCGCGCCCGGCTGGGCCGTCGCCGACCGTGGGTCGGCGGCCTGGATCCACGGCACGCGCGCCATGGCGCCCCCGGTCCCACAGGTCTGCGTCCCGCCCCATCGCCGCGGAGGCGCGCTCTTCCCCGCTGTCGACACCTCGCATCGCATGCTCGGTGACGGCGAGACGGTCGTCTACGACGGTGTGCGGGTCACGAGTCCCCTGCGCACAGCGGTCGATCTGCTCTGCTCCGGCACGCGCTTCGGCGAGACGGAGGCGCTCGAAGTCCGGCACCTCCTGCTGCTTGCCGGAGTCTCACCGTCTGAACTCGACGACCGGCTGCGGAGCAGTCGGCAGAAGGGATGCGGCCTCGCGCGGCAACGGCTGCCCGCCGTGGCACGCGCACGGCTGCCGCTCGCGATAGAGCCGGCGGTCGGGTCGGCGGTCGTCGGCGGTCAGCCGCCGCTGACGCGGTAG
- a CDS encoding DUF349 domain-containing protein has protein sequence MATSEQHPWGRVDDTGTVYVREGDGERVVGEYPDGTAEEALAYFERKYTDLAGQVGLLEQRARRGAPASDVAKSVANLRSAVEGANAVGDLASLLTRLDALGGTVEELTEQQSAEAKAALDAAIAERTAIVEQAEALAAQDPARTQWKTTSAELDALFARWQAHQHDGPRIPKNEANELWKRFRAARSTIEHNRKAFFTELDTQHRDVRNRKNALIEEAEKLIPLGADGVPEYRRLLDQWKAAGRAGKKNDDALWARFKAAGDAIYSAKAEVDARDSAEYEANLQQKLALLDEAEPLLKATDRETARAQLLSIQERWDQIGRVPREQVRPIEDRLRRVEAAVRRLDEEHWEKNNPEKKARSEGLASQLNAAIAKLEQELADAQATGDSAKVKAAQEALDARKIWLDALG, from the coding sequence TTGGCTACTTCTGAACAGCACCCCTGGGGACGTGTCGACGACACCGGAACCGTGTACGTCCGCGAGGGCGACGGCGAACGCGTCGTCGGCGAGTACCCCGACGGTACGGCGGAGGAGGCGCTCGCGTACTTCGAGCGCAAGTACACCGATCTCGCCGGGCAGGTCGGCCTGCTGGAGCAGCGGGCGCGCCGGGGAGCCCCCGCGAGCGACGTCGCCAAGTCCGTCGCCAACCTGCGGTCCGCCGTCGAGGGCGCGAACGCGGTCGGCGACCTCGCGTCCCTCCTGACGCGCCTGGATGCACTGGGCGGCACCGTGGAGGAGCTCACCGAGCAGCAGAGCGCCGAGGCGAAGGCTGCGCTCGACGCCGCCATCGCCGAACGCACCGCGATCGTCGAGCAGGCGGAGGCCCTCGCGGCCCAGGACCCGGCGCGGACGCAGTGGAAGACGACGAGCGCCGAGCTCGACGCCCTGTTCGCGCGCTGGCAGGCCCACCAGCACGACGGCCCGCGCATCCCCAAGAACGAAGCGAACGAGCTGTGGAAGCGGTTCCGTGCCGCCCGCTCGACGATCGAGCACAACCGCAAGGCGTTCTTCACCGAGCTGGACACGCAGCACCGCGACGTGCGCAACCGCAAGAACGCGCTCATCGAGGAAGCCGAGAAGCTCATCCCGCTCGGCGCGGACGGGGTGCCGGAGTACCGCCGCCTGCTCGACCAGTGGAAGGCCGCCGGCCGCGCCGGCAAGAAGAACGACGACGCCCTGTGGGCGCGCTTCAAGGCCGCGGGCGACGCGATCTACTCGGCGAAGGCCGAAGTGGATGCGCGCGACAGCGCCGAGTACGAGGCGAACCTCCAGCAGAAGCTCGCGCTCCTCGACGAGGCCGAGCCGCTGCTGAAGGCCACCGATCGTGAGACGGCCCGCGCGCAGCTGCTGTCGATCCAGGAGCGCTGGGACCAGATCGGCCGCGTGCCGCGCGAGCAGGTGCGGCCGATCGAAGACCGCCTGCGCCGCGTCGAGGCCGCTGTCCGCCGCCTCGACGAAGAGCACTGGGAGAAGAACAACCCTGAGAAGAAGGCTCGCTCCGAAGGACTGGCCAGCCAGCTCAACGCGGCCATCGCGAAGCTGGAGCAGGAGCTCGCCGATGCGCAGGCGACCGGCGACAGCGCCAAGGTGAAGGCGGCGCAGGAGGCCCTCGACGCCCGCAAGATCTGGCTCGACGCGCTGGGCTGA
- a CDS encoding peptidylprolyl isomerase — translation MAPKQNDREARQARERLRAYQARQTVHEHKVKRRKRDNWVAGIAAIVIVALAVGTQLLYFSAGPGAAKASSSSSPSTSPSAGGVPPKTLAEDRTWTGTMTINGVPLGVSLDGAAAPQAVSSTVSLVQKKFYDGLTCHRLTNGGFYVLQCGDPKGDGSGGPGYEYGPIENAPADDVYKAGTIAMARQGNNAESQGSQFFIVYEDTKIPSDDAGGYTVIGSVTSGLDQLKAQVTDKGIEGGKTDGTPAVKTTIDSFTLQ, via the coding sequence GTGGCACCGAAGCAGAACGACCGCGAAGCGCGACAGGCACGCGAGCGGCTGCGCGCCTATCAGGCGCGACAGACCGTGCACGAGCACAAGGTCAAGCGCCGCAAGCGTGACAACTGGGTGGCCGGAATCGCGGCCATCGTGATCGTCGCCCTCGCGGTGGGCACGCAGCTCCTGTACTTCTCCGCCGGACCCGGCGCGGCGAAGGCTTCGTCCTCGTCGTCCCCGTCCACGTCGCCCTCCGCGGGCGGCGTCCCGCCGAAGACGCTCGCCGAGGACCGCACCTGGACGGGCACCATGACGATCAACGGCGTCCCGCTGGGGGTCTCGCTCGACGGCGCCGCGGCCCCGCAGGCCGTCTCGTCCACGGTGTCGCTCGTGCAGAAGAAGTTCTACGACGGCCTGACCTGCCACCGCCTGACCAACGGCGGCTTCTACGTGCTGCAGTGCGGCGATCCGAAGGGCGACGGCTCCGGCGGACCGGGCTACGAGTACGGCCCGATCGAGAACGCGCCTGCCGACGACGTCTACAAGGCGGGCACGATCGCGATGGCCCGTCAGGGCAACAACGCCGAGAGCCAGGGCAGCCAGTTCTTCATCGTCTACGAGGACACGAAGATCCCCTCGGACGACGCCGGCGGCTACACGGTCATCGGCTCGGTGACCAGCGGCCTCGACCAGCTCAAGGCGCAGGTCACCGACAAGGGCATCGAAGGCGGCAAGACCGACGGCACCCCCGCGGTGAAGACGACGATCGACAGCTTCACCCTGCAGTGA